A single Streptomyces sp. NBC_01381 DNA region contains:
- a CDS encoding SRPBCC family protein, whose product MTRFEVVTRVAAPPELVFDISLDVDVHTASMAASGEQVIGGVAAGGMLLGESVTWEARHFGVRWRMTSRITAFDRPGHFVDEQVSGPFKRWHHAHHFEPDGQGGTVMRDVIDFAAPLGPLGALAEWAVLNRYMPHLIRTRNGHVKAAAEAARS is encoded by the coding sequence ATGACCCGCTTCGAGGTAGTCACCCGTGTCGCCGCGCCGCCAGAGCTCGTCTTCGACATCTCGCTGGACGTCGATGTGCACACCGCGTCGATGGCCGCGTCCGGGGAGCAGGTCATCGGCGGCGTCGCGGCCGGCGGCATGCTGCTGGGGGAGTCCGTGACCTGGGAGGCAAGGCACTTCGGCGTGCGGTGGCGGATGACGTCCCGGATCACCGCCTTCGACCGGCCGGGACACTTCGTCGACGAGCAGGTGTCAGGGCCTTTCAAACGGTGGCACCACGCCCACCACTTCGAGCCGGACGGGCAGGGCGGCACCGTGATGCGCGACGTGATCGACTTCGCCGCACCGCTCGGCCCGCTGGGCGCCCTGGCCGAGTGGGCCGTGCTCAACCGCTATATGCCGCATCTGATCCGGACCCGCAACGGCCACGTCAAGGCGGCTGCGGAGGCGGCCCGGTCGTGA
- a CDS encoding NAD(P)H-dependent oxidoreductase, with protein MKILWVFAHPEGRSLNGALRDDGVQTLRELGHEVRESDLYAMRWKPVVDADDFHRESMDRLLVGAEQEHAHAARKLSEDIAGEQEKIAWADALVFQFPMWWFGPPAILKGWFDRVLVQGFAFGLQDDAGRTLRYGDGGLAGKRALVVTSVGARESGFGPRGVHGQVDEVLFPLLHGVFWYTGMAALPPYVVYGADRLDAAGYRARTAELRDRLRELPVTAPLPYRHEHGGDYDDDLVLRPEVAPELTGVAAHRSGRAEQAISADPAPVFGRHLRPATPGNGRAWRAS; from the coding sequence ATGAAGATTCTCTGGGTGTTCGCCCATCCCGAAGGCCGGTCCCTCAACGGGGCGTTGCGTGACGACGGCGTACAGACGTTGCGTGAGCTCGGGCACGAGGTCCGCGAGTCCGATCTGTACGCCATGCGGTGGAAGCCCGTGGTGGACGCCGACGACTTTCATCGGGAGTCGATGGACCGGCTGCTGGTCGGCGCAGAGCAGGAACATGCCCATGCGGCAAGGAAGTTGAGCGAGGACATCGCGGGCGAGCAGGAGAAGATCGCCTGGGCCGACGCGCTGGTGTTCCAGTTTCCGATGTGGTGGTTCGGGCCGCCCGCCATCCTCAAGGGGTGGTTCGACCGGGTGCTCGTGCAGGGCTTCGCCTTCGGGCTCCAGGACGATGCGGGGCGGACCCTGCGGTACGGGGACGGCGGGCTCGCCGGGAAGCGTGCCCTGGTCGTCACCTCGGTCGGTGCGCGGGAGTCCGGGTTCGGGCCGCGCGGCGTCCATGGGCAGGTGGACGAGGTCCTCTTCCCGTTGCTGCACGGCGTCTTCTGGTACACGGGGATGGCCGCGCTCCCGCCGTACGTCGTCTACGGCGCCGACCGTCTCGACGCCGCCGGGTACCGCGCCCGCACTGCCGAACTGCGCGACCGGCTCCGCGAGCTGCCCGTCACCGCCCCGCTGCCGTACCGGCACGAGCACGGCGGCGACTACGACGACGATCTCGTCCTGCGCCCGGAGGTGGCCCCGGAGCTGACCGGCGTCGCGGCGCACCGTTCGGGGCGGGCCGAACAGGCCATATCGGCCGATCCGGCGCCCGTATTCGGGAGGCACCTGAGGCCCGCGACCCCTGGCAACGGGCGGGCGTGGAGGGCGTCGTAG
- a CDS encoding class I SAM-dependent methyltransferase translates to MDSIPANRRLWNQISGAYQHEHDPQIGATPRLWGMYSIPDAHLHALGDVTGKRVLELGCGAGQWSRALAAEGATVVGFDLSEAQLAAATRAMGAARYPLVQGAAEQLPFAADSFDLVFCDFGGLSWAPPHLAVPQAARVLGRGGRLVFNVASPWFEACYDEAARRVTTTLQQDYFGLNTIAEDHGATSYQLTYGDWVKVLRGAGLIIDDLIEPRPELGTPNGYNETDPPDWAHRWPAELLWVTHKP, encoded by the coding sequence GTGGACAGCATCCCCGCCAACCGGCGGCTCTGGAACCAGATCAGCGGCGCCTACCAGCACGAGCACGACCCGCAAATCGGCGCCACACCCCGGCTGTGGGGCATGTACTCCATCCCCGACGCGCACCTGCACGCCCTGGGCGACGTCACCGGCAAGCGCGTCCTCGAACTCGGCTGCGGCGCCGGCCAGTGGTCCAGGGCGCTCGCCGCCGAGGGCGCCACCGTGGTCGGGTTCGACCTGTCCGAAGCCCAACTCGCCGCAGCGACCCGCGCGATGGGAGCGGCCCGCTACCCGCTGGTGCAAGGCGCCGCCGAACAACTCCCCTTCGCCGCCGACAGCTTCGACCTGGTGTTCTGCGACTTCGGTGGGCTCAGCTGGGCGCCCCCGCACCTGGCCGTCCCGCAGGCCGCACGCGTCTTGGGCCGAGGCGGGCGCCTGGTGTTCAACGTCGCCAGTCCATGGTTCGAAGCTTGCTACGACGAAGCCGCCAGGCGCGTGACCACGACGCTGCAGCAGGACTACTTCGGGCTGAACACCATCGCCGAAGACCACGGCGCGACCAGCTATCAGCTCACTTACGGCGACTGGGTCAAGGTCCTGCGCGGCGCGGGTCTCATCATCGACGACCTCATCGAGCCGCGGCCCGAACTCGGGACACCCAACGGCTACAACGAAACCGACCCACCCGACTGGGCACACCGCTGGCCGGCGGAACTGCTCTGGGTAACCCACAAACCGTAA
- a CDS encoding ribonuclease H — MSDLIIAACDGAAKKNPGPAAWAWVVADADGTPRRWAAGPLGHSTNNVAELTALAELLEATDPALPLEVRMDSQYAMNAVTKWIASWKRNGWLTAAKKPVANKELVVRIDALLQGRAVTFRHVAAHQVDGDHLNAIADVAASDAATSQQPAGTAHGAQEIPQPRPERMTAAPRARKATAGRTAKSASGKATSAPVIKAKFPGRCHCQKPYEAGEKITKNAHGWGHVECRDA, encoded by the coding sequence ATGTCTGACTTGATCATCGCCGCCTGTGACGGAGCCGCGAAGAAGAACCCCGGACCCGCGGCCTGGGCCTGGGTGGTCGCCGACGCCGACGGCACCCCGCGGCGCTGGGCGGCAGGACCGCTCGGCCACTCGACGAACAACGTGGCCGAACTGACCGCACTGGCCGAGCTGTTGGAGGCCACGGACCCCGCGCTCCCGCTGGAGGTCCGGATGGACAGCCAGTACGCGATGAACGCGGTCACCAAGTGGATCGCCTCCTGGAAGCGCAACGGCTGGCTGACCGCGGCGAAGAAGCCGGTCGCGAACAAGGAGCTCGTCGTACGCATCGACGCACTCCTGCAGGGCCGCGCGGTCACGTTCCGGCATGTCGCGGCCCACCAGGTGGACGGCGACCACCTCAACGCGATCGCCGACGTGGCGGCCAGCGACGCCGCCACCTCGCAGCAGCCGGCCGGCACCGCCCACGGCGCGCAGGAGATCCCACAGCCGCGCCCCGAGCGCATGACGGCCGCGCCCCGCGCACGCAAGGCCACCGCCGGACGCACCGCCAAGTCGGCCTCCGGCAAGGCGACTTCGGCCCCCGTCATCAAGGCCAAGTTCCCCGGCCGCTGCCACTGCCAGAAGCCCTACGAGGCCGGCGAGAAGATCACGAAGAACGCGCACGGCTGGGGCCATGTGGAGTGCCGGGACGCCTAG
- a CDS encoding GNAT family N-acetyltransferase yields the protein MSDEWITRAETGADIPAIRDIVLAAFDTSAEADLVDALRADSSWLDGLSIVATDRDGKPVGHALLTRCHIGDTPALCLAPVAVLPGYQKTGAGSAAIRAALQAAKDRGERFVTVLGHPAYYPRFGFSRASVHGIGISIDVPDEAMMALALDAAHPLPGGTVRYAAPFGI from the coding sequence ATGAGCGACGAGTGGATCACGCGCGCCGAGACCGGCGCTGACATCCCCGCCATCCGCGACATCGTCCTCGCCGCGTTCGACACGTCCGCGGAGGCCGACCTCGTCGACGCGCTGCGTGCCGACTCGTCCTGGCTGGACGGCCTTTCCATCGTCGCCACCGACCGGGACGGCAAGCCCGTCGGACACGCGCTGCTGACCCGCTGCCACATCGGCGACACGCCGGCCCTGTGCCTGGCCCCCGTCGCCGTGCTGCCCGGGTACCAGAAGACCGGTGCCGGGTCCGCGGCCATCCGTGCGGCGCTTCAGGCCGCCAAGGACCGGGGCGAGCGCTTCGTCACCGTCCTCGGGCACCCGGCGTACTACCCGAGGTTCGGGTTCTCGCGTGCCTCCGTCCACGGCATCGGCATCAGCATCGACGTCCCGGACGAGGCCATGATGGCCCTCGCCCTCGACGCCGCGCACCCGCTGCCCGGCGGCACCGTCCGCTACGCCGCACCGTTCGGCATCTAG
- a CDS encoding putative quinol monooxygenase has protein sequence MTQPFTLVGIARPKPERAAELKRLLLSFVEPTRQEPGCLQYHFHEDRDEPGVFVFYEAWRSQGDLDAHLDLPHMRDFWERRMDYLESDLDIRYLTMHSPY, from the coding sequence ATGACTCAGCCCTTCACGCTCGTCGGCATCGCTCGCCCCAAGCCCGAACGCGCCGCGGAGCTGAAGCGGCTCCTGCTCTCGTTCGTGGAACCGACCCGGCAGGAGCCCGGCTGCCTGCAGTACCACTTCCACGAGGACCGCGACGAGCCGGGCGTCTTCGTCTTCTACGAGGCCTGGCGCTCCCAGGGCGATCTCGACGCGCACCTGGACCTGCCCCACATGCGCGACTTCTGGGAGCGGCGGATGGACTACCTGGAATCCGACCTCGACATCCGCTACCTCACGATGCACAGCCCTTACTGA
- a CDS encoding helix-turn-helix transcriptional regulator translates to MPDDEGHPTVEEMELGPVLAALADPLRRRVVRELAAAPDGTARTCSSFELPVSKATVTHHFRALREAGLVQQVSRGNSRMATLRRADVEQRFPGLLAIVAAERENAAGRGE, encoded by the coding sequence ATGCCCGACGACGAAGGTCACCCGACCGTCGAGGAGATGGAGCTCGGCCCGGTGCTCGCCGCGCTGGCGGACCCGCTGCGCCGCCGCGTGGTGCGCGAGCTGGCAGCCGCGCCCGACGGCACGGCGCGGACGTGCAGTTCCTTCGAACTGCCGGTCTCCAAGGCGACGGTCACGCACCATTTCCGCGCGCTGCGCGAGGCAGGCCTTGTCCAGCAGGTCTCACGGGGCAACAGCCGGATGGCCACCCTGCGCAGGGCCGACGTCGAGCAGCGGTTTCCGGGACTCCTCGCCATCGTGGCGGCCGAGCGGGAGAACGCTGCCGGCCGGGGTGAATAG
- a CDS encoding damage-control phosphatase ARMT1 family protein produces MPEPVEAPVILSNEPGSFAWRVLAERHPALIKKVRDAFPYGPEQHRALDALLAQATDGVIEPLGPGAHDRELWEGWGSGHFGRSWFDVPFLWAESYFYRQLLEAVGYFEAGPWQGIDPFRPFKQAELQTVEAAEELAALDRPVDPAAPEAEDQALLLSALWGNRADLGFRIGTEGDAADAVDSGLVADQSELLWSLLPEGGRGALCLVADNAGRELLPDLILIDHLLNRQRIERAVLHVKPYPYYVSDATTADVIDCVGHLTAAPGAASEVGRRLWAAMGSGRLTVRAHTFSCAPLPYAEMPDDLRQEFADATLTLVKGDLNYRRLVGDRLWPASTPFAEPTAYFPGPVAALRTLKSDVIVGLDARTEAALTAEHGQAWRTSGTHGLIQVRSPKDA; encoded by the coding sequence ATGCCGGAACCAGTCGAGGCGCCCGTCATCCTGAGCAATGAACCGGGCTCCTTCGCGTGGCGGGTGCTCGCGGAGCGGCATCCGGCGCTGATCAAGAAGGTGCGGGACGCCTTTCCCTATGGGCCCGAGCAGCACCGCGCCCTTGACGCCCTCCTTGCGCAGGCGACGGACGGCGTCATCGAACCCCTCGGGCCCGGCGCGCATGACCGGGAGCTGTGGGAGGGGTGGGGGAGCGGCCACTTCGGCCGCTCGTGGTTCGATGTGCCCTTTCTCTGGGCGGAGAGTTACTTCTATCGCCAACTCCTCGAAGCGGTCGGGTACTTCGAGGCCGGCCCCTGGCAAGGGATCGATCCCTTCCGCCCGTTCAAGCAGGCGGAACTCCAGACCGTGGAGGCCGCGGAGGAACTCGCCGCGCTCGACCGGCCGGTGGACCCGGCGGCTCCCGAAGCCGAGGACCAGGCCCTGCTCCTCAGCGCCCTGTGGGGCAATCGCGCCGATCTGGGGTTCCGCATCGGTACGGAGGGCGACGCGGCCGATGCCGTCGACTCGGGGCTCGTGGCCGACCAGTCCGAGCTGCTGTGGTCCCTGCTGCCCGAAGGCGGCCGTGGCGCGCTGTGCCTGGTCGCGGACAACGCCGGGCGTGAGCTGCTGCCCGACCTCATCCTCATCGACCACCTCCTGAACCGGCAGCGGATCGAGCGGGCCGTCCTGCACGTCAAGCCGTACCCGTACTACGTCTCCGACGCGACCACAGCCGACGTGATCGACTGTGTGGGCCACCTGACCGCTGCGCCCGGCGCGGCGTCCGAGGTCGGCAGGCGCCTGTGGGCGGCGATGGGCAGCGGCCGGCTCACCGTCCGCGCCCACACCTTCTCCTGCGCCCCGCTGCCGTACGCGGAGATGCCCGACGACCTGCGCCAGGAGTTCGCCGACGCCACCCTGACGCTGGTGAAGGGCGACTTGAACTACCGGCGCCTGGTCGGTGACCGGCTGTGGCCCGCGAGCACGCCGTTCGCGGAACCCACGGCGTACTTCCCCGGCCCGGTGGCCGCGCTGCGGACACTGAAGTCCGACGTGATCGTCGGCCTCGACGCGCGGACCGAGGCCGCGCTGACCGCCGAGCACGGCCAGGCATGGCGTACGAGCGGGACGCACGGCCTGATCCAGGTGCGAAGCCCCAAGGACGCTTGA
- a CDS encoding aminoglycoside phosphotransferase family protein yields the protein MSEYAVEVQPVVRRKAMSLGGFGEAWLRRLPGLVEDLARRWSISVGPPLAGGTSSYVAHARTHDGRDAVLKLALPEGDFASQVRTLRLAEGQGYAELLAHDVECHAMLLEALGPPMDRLGLPPRQQMETLCALLRRAWRVPRAEGLTVDPALEKARALGELVGRLWESLGRPCSERVVARALEFAERKAAAFDPDRCVVVHGDPHAGNALRTLAPRAGSEQGFVFVDPDGSLADPAYDLGVVLRDWCPELLAGDAAALARSYCALLAARSGVAATAIWEWGFLERVSTGLYVLDFGAEELGRPYLDTAELLA from the coding sequence ATGAGCGAGTACGCAGTCGAGGTACAGCCCGTCGTACGCCGGAAGGCCATGAGCCTTGGAGGGTTCGGTGAGGCGTGGCTCCGCCGGCTTCCCGGGCTCGTGGAGGACTTGGCGCGGCGGTGGTCGATCAGCGTGGGCCCTCCACTGGCCGGGGGAACGTCCTCGTACGTGGCCCACGCGCGCACCCATGACGGCCGGGACGCGGTGCTCAAACTCGCCCTGCCGGAGGGCGACTTCGCTAGCCAAGTGCGCACCCTTCGGCTCGCGGAAGGACAGGGGTACGCGGAACTGCTCGCCCACGACGTCGAATGTCACGCGATGCTCCTGGAAGCCCTCGGGCCGCCGATGGACCGGCTCGGGCTCCCGCCCCGGCAGCAGATGGAGACGCTGTGCGCCTTGCTGCGGCGGGCCTGGCGTGTGCCTCGCGCGGAGGGGCTGACGGTGGATCCCGCGCTGGAGAAGGCGCGGGCGCTTGGCGAGCTGGTCGGGCGGCTCTGGGAGAGCCTTGGCCGGCCGTGTTCGGAGCGTGTCGTGGCGCGGGCGCTGGAGTTCGCCGAGCGGAAGGCCGCCGCGTTCGACCCCGACCGCTGCGTCGTCGTCCACGGCGACCCGCACGCGGGGAACGCGCTGCGCACCCTCGCTCCCCGGGCCGGGTCGGAGCAGGGCTTCGTCTTCGTGGACCCCGACGGGTCCCTCGCCGACCCCGCCTACGACCTCGGGGTGGTGCTGCGCGACTGGTGCCCGGAGCTGCTGGCAGGCGATGCCGCCGCCCTGGCCCGTTCGTACTGCGCGCTGCTCGCTGCCCGGAGCGGGGTGGCGGCGACGGCGATCTGGGAGTGGGGTTTCCTCGAGCGGGTGTCCACCGGGCTCTACGTCCTCGACTTCGGCGCCGAGGAACTCGGCAGGCCGTATCTCGACACGGCGGAGCTGCTGGCCTGA
- a CDS encoding TetR/AcrR family transcriptional regulator, translating into MAKTDAQTPRERYRTQVRAEVKERAWEQIAAAGASALSLNAIAKQMGMSGPALYRYFAGRDELITELIRDAYRSLADTVHAAAADGADLAGLAHALRDWALEDPNRYFLIYGTPVPGYHAPEDITGISSEIMATLLDACAELAPDGPATPFGTHLEDHRDWAGGHPAPPATLHRALSFWTRLHGVLSLELAGHFAGMGFDPALLFAAELDDLLARRT; encoded by the coding sequence ATGGCGAAGACGGACGCGCAGACCCCGCGCGAGCGCTACCGCACCCAGGTGCGGGCCGAGGTCAAGGAGCGCGCGTGGGAGCAGATCGCCGCGGCGGGGGCGTCCGCGCTCTCCCTCAATGCGATCGCCAAGCAGATGGGCATGAGCGGACCCGCCCTGTACCGCTACTTCGCCGGCCGCGACGAGCTGATCACCGAACTCATCCGGGACGCGTACCGAAGCCTCGCCGACACCGTCCACGCGGCCGCGGCGGACGGTGCCGACCTGGCCGGCCTTGCACACGCCTTGCGGGACTGGGCACTTGAGGACCCCAACCGGTACTTCCTCATCTACGGCACCCCCGTCCCCGGCTATCACGCGCCCGAGGACATCACCGGCATCTCCTCCGAGATCATGGCCACCCTGCTCGACGCCTGCGCGGAGCTCGCCCCGGACGGCCCCGCGACGCCGTTCGGCACCCACCTGGAAGACCACCGGGACTGGGCAGGCGGCCACCCCGCACCGCCCGCGACCCTCCACCGGGCGCTGTCCTTCTGGACCCGGCTGCACGGCGTCCTGTCCCTGGAACTCGCGGGCCACTTCGCCGGGATGGGCTTCGACCCCGCCCTGCTCTTCGCGGCCGAACTGGACGACCTGCTGGCGCGGCGCACTTGA
- a CDS encoding SRPBCC family protein, which produces MSRIRSTSIRAALFTVPLAVAGVLGTAAVPAGATPHPGKSLTCRGEGVDPKADVRYRTEKVIHAPLSTIWKLQTDVERWPSWQAPVTSVERLDHGPLRKGSAFRWTTPIPPNPATPATSLDITSTVEQLKRGSCIHWTGPGIAEGLRIDGVHVWTFTKVEGGVLVRTEETHTGDQVEADVPAATEILRQGLEGWLGDLKTTAEARTGHRQR; this is translated from the coding sequence ATGTCCCGGATCCGCAGCACCAGCATCCGCGCCGCCCTGTTCACCGTCCCGCTCGCCGTCGCCGGTGTCCTCGGCACCGCCGCCGTGCCCGCCGGAGCCACCCCGCACCCCGGCAAGTCGCTCACCTGCCGCGGAGAGGGCGTCGATCCCAAGGCCGACGTCCGGTACCGGACCGAGAAGGTGATTCACGCGCCGCTGAGCACCATCTGGAAGCTGCAGACCGATGTGGAGCGCTGGCCGTCCTGGCAGGCCCCGGTCACGTCCGTGGAACGCCTCGATCACGGCCCCCTGCGGAAGGGCTCGGCGTTCCGGTGGACGACCCCGATACCGCCCAACCCCGCGACTCCCGCCACCAGTCTGGACATCACCTCGACCGTCGAGCAGCTCAAGCGCGGCTCCTGCATCCACTGGACCGGCCCCGGGATCGCCGAGGGACTGCGCATCGACGGTGTTCACGTATGGACCTTCACGAAGGTCGAGGGCGGTGTCCTCGTACGCACCGAAGAGACCCACACCGGGGACCAGGTCGAGGCGGACGTCCCCGCCGCGACCGAGATCCTCCGCCAGGGTCTCGAAGGCTGGCTCGGCGACTTGAAGACCACCGCCGAGGCCCGCACCGGTCACCGGCAGCGCTGA
- a CDS encoding alpha/beta hydrolase has protein sequence MKKSTRNAALLAASAAVLSLTAPLTATASTAVARTPLDWKKCEGSRLDPRQECATVEVPMDYSDPDGKKIDIAVSRIPSEKPEARRGALFLIPGGPGGSGIDNPSGKGQKLPQDVRDAYDLIGLDPRGLGRSTPVSCGFEHGDLATSRLRPWPGADGSITENMTAARRMSDACERNGGDLIRHISTANEARDLDRIRAALGERKISAWGVSYGTYVGAVYGQLFPHRTDRVVLDSNDDPDHTRVSRGWVAAHEAGVEDTFPEFAKWAAAPGNPDRLARTAAEVRPMFLRLAAQLDREPIPWPGANPEKLNGNALRQTLLSALYDPDDFPDLAKLIIAARKGTVPPAPPAPPEEVLQNVVSVGAATLCNDIEWPRSTAAYEKGVAESRAKFPLTAGMPRNAMLCAAWPYRPKEAPVRITDTGPSNILLVQNERDPATPLGGALKLRAALGERATMVTVDSTGHDAYLANGNACGDRTVSHYLATGERPGRDKYCD, from the coding sequence ATGAAGAAGTCAACGCGAAACGCCGCCCTGCTCGCCGCATCGGCCGCCGTCCTCAGCCTCACCGCGCCGCTGACCGCGACAGCCTCAACTGCCGTTGCTCGCACACCTCTTGACTGGAAGAAGTGCGAGGGGAGCCGCCTCGACCCGCGCCAGGAGTGCGCGACCGTCGAGGTCCCCATGGACTACTCCGACCCCGACGGCAAGAAGATCGACATCGCCGTCTCGCGGATCCCCAGTGAGAAGCCGGAGGCGCGCCGCGGAGCCCTGTTCCTGATCCCCGGCGGGCCCGGTGGATCGGGCATCGACAACCCCTCGGGCAAGGGGCAGAAGCTGCCGCAGGACGTGCGGGACGCGTACGACCTGATCGGCCTCGATCCCCGTGGGCTCGGCCGCTCCACCCCGGTCAGCTGCGGCTTCGAACACGGCGACCTCGCGACATCGAGACTGCGCCCCTGGCCGGGCGCCGACGGGTCCATCACGGAGAACATGACCGCCGCGCGGCGCATGTCGGACGCCTGCGAGCGCAACGGCGGCGATCTCATCCGGCACATCAGCACCGCCAACGAGGCCCGCGACCTCGACCGCATCCGGGCGGCGCTCGGCGAGCGGAAGATCTCCGCGTGGGGCGTCTCCTACGGAACGTACGTCGGCGCCGTCTACGGCCAGCTCTTCCCGCACCGCACGGACCGCGTCGTGCTCGACAGCAACGACGACCCCGATCACACGCGGGTCTCCCGCGGTTGGGTCGCGGCGCACGAGGCCGGGGTCGAGGACACCTTCCCCGAGTTCGCCAAGTGGGCGGCGGCGCCCGGCAATCCGGACCGCCTGGCCCGGACGGCGGCCGAGGTGCGCCCCATGTTCCTGCGCCTTGCCGCGCAGCTCGACCGCGAGCCGATCCCCTGGCCCGGCGCCAACCCCGAGAAGCTCAATGGCAACGCACTGCGCCAGACCTTGCTCAGCGCGCTCTACGACCCCGACGACTTCCCCGACCTCGCCAAGCTGATCATCGCCGCACGCAAGGGCACCGTGCCGCCCGCGCCCCCGGCACCGCCCGAGGAAGTGCTGCAGAACGTCGTCTCGGTCGGCGCCGCGACCCTGTGCAACGACATCGAGTGGCCGAGGTCAACGGCCGCGTACGAGAAGGGAGTTGCGGAAAGCCGTGCCAAGTTCCCGCTGACCGCCGGGATGCCGCGCAATGCGATGCTGTGCGCGGCCTGGCCCTACCGGCCGAAGGAGGCGCCGGTCCGGATCACCGACACCGGCCCCTCCAACATCCTGCTCGTTCAGAACGAACGCGACCCGGCCACCCCGCTCGGCGGCGCCCTGAAACTCCGCGCCGCCCTCGGCGAGCGCGCCACCATGGTGACCGTCGACTCCACCGGCCATGACGCCTACCTCGCCAACGGCAACGCGTGCGGCGACCGGACCGTCTCCCACTACCTGGCGACGGGGGAGCGGCCGGGGCGGGACAAGTACTGCGACTAG